The DNA sequence TCTAACTTTTGTAATTGTTTCTTAGTTATTTTTAAATCGCTATCTCCACTTTCTATCATTAAATATATGTCCCCTGGTTTTATTATATCTTCATCAATTGTTACTAAATTACCATTATCATCTATCTTGTTTAGTTTAATAAATCCTGGTGACGTATTTTTTGACTTATAGTATAACTTATAATCTCCCCCTATTGGTGATTTTTGACTTATTCCTTCAATATATCTTAAAAACTCTTTACTTTCTATAGGATCCTTTTTATTCCATGTTGGATTTTTATTGTTTTCTATTTTATATTGTATAACTGCTCCTTTAATTGCATCAACATCTTTTTCTAACTTTGCAATCTTAGACATTTTTATACTATTAAATAACGCTGGTACCGCTATAACTGCCAATATTCCTATTATAGATATAACTACTAATAACTCAATTAGTGTAAATCCTTTGTTTTCCTTAAACTTTTTCCCCATTTTCCCTTCACCTTCTGTATTTAAATTCTAAATATATTATACCATTTTATATAAATCTAAAAGCTTTTTATCTAAGTGAATTTGTACTATTTATGTGCAGTCAGTGCAATCATTAAAATAACTAGTACTTTCTAATCTTCATATTTTATTTTTTATATTATTTATGTCATAATAGAATTATCAAAAAATATTTTGGAGATGATTTTATGAATAGTAAAATAGAAGAATTAAAAGAGTTAATAAGTGCTAGCAATAATATAGTTTTTTTTGGAGGTGCTGGAACTTCAACAGAATCAGGAATTCCAGACTTTAGGAGTTCGAATGGATTGTTCAATGAAAAGTTAAATTTCAATTTTACACCTGAGCAATTAGTATCTCATACATTTTTTGTTAGATACCCAGAAGATTTTTTCAAATTTTATAAAGATAAATTAATATATAAAAATGCAAAACCAAATAAAGCTCATATAGCTTTGGCCAAACTTGAAAAGTGTGGTAAATTAAAAGCTATAATTACTCAAAATATCGATGGTCTTCATCAAATGGCTGGAAGTAAAAACGTATTTGAGTTACATGGTTCTGTTCATAGAAACTATTGTGAAAATTGTAGAAAGTTTTATAACTTAGATGACATGCTTAATTTAGATGGTATTGTACCTCATTGTGAAGAATGCGGCTCAATCGTAAAACCAGATGTTGTATTATATGAAGAGGCACTAGACGATGAAGTTGTTAATAAAGCTATATCTGCTATAAGTAAGGCCGACTTATTAATAATTGGTGGTACATCTCTTGTGGTTTATCCTGCTGCTGGCTTTATAAATTATTTTAAAGGTAAAAACATTGTTGTTATAAACAAAGATAATATAAATCTTAATAAAAATAATGTCTTAGAAATAAATGAGTCAATTGGGGAAGTACTTAACAAAGCCATATTAGATAATAACTAATACTTTATGGTATTAAAAAATACCTTATTGCATACATTTTTTAATTTTATGCAAAAGGTATTTTTTATTATTAATTTTTATGCAATTTTTTCACTTTTTCTTTTATTTTCTTTTTTTCTCCACTTATTATTTAAAGCATCAACTGCCACTGCTATAGCATTATCTCCAGATATATTAGCAGCTGTCCCAAAACTATCTTGTGTAATATGTAGAGCTATTATTAAACTTGCTAAACCACCATCTGCCGGTATCCCAACCATTGGGAAAAATGGTAATGCACTCATAACAGCTCCTCCTGGTGCTCCTGGTGCTGCAACCATTGCTATACCTAGCATCATTATATATGGTAATACTATATTTATACCAGAATCCATTCCATTCATCATTAACACTGCAACAGAAAATGATACTATAGATATTATACTCCCTGATAAGTGTATTGTTGCACATAGAGGTATTACAAATTCTCTAATTTGCTTACTTATTCCATTTTTTTCTGCACAATCAACATTTACTGGAATTGCCGCGGCTGATGACTGTGTACCTACTGCTGTTAAATATGCAGGTATTTGGTTTTTCATCATTTCTATTGGGTTTTTCTTTGCATACATTCCAGCTACTGTAAATTGTAGAGCCACATATATTAAATGAAGTGACATTACTACTATATAAACTTTCCAAAATACACTTAATATGTTCATTACTTGACCTGCAAAAGCTATATTAGCAAATGTACCAGCTATATATAGTGGTAATAATGGTATTATTGCTTTAGCTAGTACCATTTGAATTATGCTTTGAAAATCAAAGGCTATTTTATATAATACTTCACCTTTATTATTTTTTCTTAAAGCTGAAATCCCAAGCCCCATCATAAATGCAAATACTATTGCTGCTGTTACATCTATCATAGGTTTTAAAGGTATTGAGAATATAGCTGGAAGCATACCAGCTTCAGGATTTCCTATTTTACTAGCTAACGATGGATCCATAAAAAATGGAAATAAGGTTTTTATTAGAGTAAATGCTAGTAATCCTGCTATTACTGTTGATACATAAGAGATAATAGTTGTAGCTCCTAATAACTTACCTGCCCCTGAACTTAAATCAGCTATTCCTGCTGTAACAAACCCTAAAATGATAAATGGTATAACAAATTTTAAAAATGTTGAGAATAAAGAACTTGCAGTTACTAAAATTTGTACTAATTCTCTTGGCATATAAGTACCAATTACAATTCCTATAATTATTGCCATAATTAATTTAGGTATTAATCCAATATTCTTTTTTTTCATAAATTCCCTCCTTATGACTTTTATTTAAGCATGTCAATATTTAACCTAATTAAATCTCTGTATAAACCCCTTTTTCTTTACTTATTATACATTTTTCCCATCTATACTATATTATAGTAAAACCTTTTCCCAATTTTGTCAACTTTCAGAAATAAGTTATTTTTTTAACTTTACTATATTTTATAAATTTTCTTTCTTTTTACATTAAGTTTCATTTTATCTAGTTCAAGCAAAAATTATTAGATATAATCTTTTTAAAAGCATAAAAAAGCACCTCCTGTGTCAGATAGTATTAAGAGTTAACATATAACTTTTGATACTATCTAATACACATTAAGTGCTTTTAAATAATTATTAGCAAATGAAGATAGACTAACTCTGTATCAAGTAAGAATAATTTATATTCACATGGAAATCATATTCATATACTAAATTTTTTAAAGGAGAATAAGATTATGATTTTTCCAACTTCATTTCCAAAGCAACATCAAGATTGTCAACCAGGACTTGAGTATAAAATGGCACCAAGTCCTATATACGACAGTCCATTATATAACAAACCAAATGATAAATTAAAAGATAAAGTAGCTATTATTAGCGGTGGAGATAGTGGAATAGGAAGAGCAGTTTCTATTGCTTTCGCAAAATCAGGATGCGACATAAGTATAATATACTATAATGAAGATGATGATGCTATTGTCACAAAGAAAAAGGTTGAAGACGAAGGTAGAAAATGCCTTTTAATTAAAGGTGACATAAAAGAAAGTAAGTTTTGTAAAGAAGCTATAGAATCTACTTTAAAGGAATATAAGAAAATAAATATATTAATAAATAATTCAGCGGTACAGTATACTCAACAAAACTTAACTGACATAGATGACGATCAATTTGATAAAACTTTTAAGACTAATGTCTATGGAGCATTTTATCTAACAAAAGCTGTACTACCTCATTTAAAATGTGGTGATAGTATAATAAATACAACATCTGTTGTCGCATATCATGGCCATGAAACATTACTAGACTACTCTATGACTAAAGGGGCATTAACAACATTCACTAGGTCTTTATCTATGCAATTAGCAACAAAAGGAATAAGAGTTAATGCAGTAGCACCAGGACCTATATGGACGCCATTAATACCTGCGAGTTTTGATGAACAAGAAGTTGCAAAATTCGGTAATAACAATCCTATG is a window from the Paraclostridium sordellii genome containing:
- a CDS encoding type II secretion system protein; this translates as MGKKFKENKGFTLIELLVVISIIGILAVIAVPALFNSIKMSKIAKLEKDVDAIKGAVIQYKIENNKNPTWNKKDPIESKEFLRYIEGISQKSPIGGDYKLYYKSKNTSPGFIKLNKIDDNGNLVTIDEDIIKPGDIYLMIESGDSDLKITKKQLQKLDKDLGKDRVYVSEKSLDDGDLILFIKIL
- a CDS encoding NAD-dependent protein deacylase is translated as MNSKIEELKELISASNNIVFFGGAGTSTESGIPDFRSSNGLFNEKLNFNFTPEQLVSHTFFVRYPEDFFKFYKDKLIYKNAKPNKAHIALAKLEKCGKLKAIITQNIDGLHQMAGSKNVFELHGSVHRNYCENCRKFYNLDDMLNLDGIVPHCEECGSIVKPDVVLYEEALDDEVVNKAISAISKADLLIIGGTSLVVYPAAGFINYFKGKNIVVINKDNINLNKNNVLEINESIGEVLNKAILDNN
- a CDS encoding dicarboxylate/amino acid:cation symporter; amino-acid sequence: MKKKNIGLIPKLIMAIIIGIVIGTYMPRELVQILVTASSLFSTFLKFVIPFIILGFVTAGIADLSSGAGKLLGATTIISYVSTVIAGLLAFTLIKTLFPFFMDPSLASKIGNPEAGMLPAIFSIPLKPMIDVTAAIVFAFMMGLGISALRKNNKGEVLYKIAFDFQSIIQMVLAKAIIPLLPLYIAGTFANIAFAGQVMNILSVFWKVYIVVMSLHLIYVALQFTVAGMYAKKNPIEMMKNQIPAYLTAVGTQSSAAAIPVNVDCAEKNGISKQIREFVIPLCATIHLSGSIISIVSFSVAVLMMNGMDSGINIVLPYIMMLGIAMVAAPGAPGGAVMSALPFFPMVGIPADGGLASLIIALHITQDSFGTAANISGDNAIAVAVDALNNKWRKKENKRKSEKIA
- a CDS encoding SDR family oxidoreductase; the protein is MIFPTSFPKQHQDCQPGLEYKMAPSPIYDSPLYNKPNDKLKDKVAIISGGDSGIGRAVSIAFAKSGCDISIIYYNEDDDAIVTKKKVEDEGRKCLLIKGDIKESKFCKEAIESTLKEYKKINILINNSAVQYTQQNLTDIDDDQFDKTFKTNVYGAFYLTKAVLPHLKCGDSIINTTSVVAYHGHETLLDYSMTKGALTTFTRSLSMQLATKGIRVNAVAPGPIWTPLIPASFDEQEVAKFGNNNPMKRAGQPVECSGAYVFLASDESSFITGQTIHVNGGEIVNG